Proteins encoded together in one Deinococcus reticulitermitis window:
- a CDS encoding glycoside hydrolase family 43 protein, which yields MKGAVFLAALLGTFGLLGGGRGPAPASPAPAAPPVTSAGPPTFRNPVIDRNFPDPFLLKDGASYYAYATNGAGGNVPYAVSRDLVNWEVRGDAFPVLPAWVQPGLTWAPEVARLRGQYVLYFTARDRKSDRQCIGVAVAKSAVGPFQGVGTGPLVCQVSEGGSIDASPFVDTDGKAYLLWKNDGNCCNLATSLYLQPLSPDGLKLTGKATSLFSNFALWEGNVIEAPTLYKKSGYYYLLYSGGPFDSDLYAVGYATAQRVTGPYRRASENPILVSKGEVAGPGHQAVITDAAGQTWLAYHAWTSGQIGDDKGYRSLRLDRIDFRNGRATVSGPTLTPQRAPAAGP from the coding sequence GTGAAAGGCGCAGTCTTTCTCGCAGCGTTGCTCGGTACCTTCGGCCTGCTGGGAGGAGGTCGCGGCCCGGCGCCGGCTTCCCCGGCTCCCGCCGCGCCGCCCGTCACTTCTGCCGGCCCGCCCACCTTCCGCAACCCCGTCATCGACCGCAATTTCCCTGACCCCTTCCTCCTGAAAGACGGCGCCTCCTACTATGCCTACGCCACCAACGGCGCCGGCGGCAACGTGCCCTACGCGGTCAGCCGCGACCTCGTGAACTGGGAGGTCCGGGGCGACGCTTTTCCGGTGCTGCCGGCCTGGGTGCAGCCGGGGTTGACCTGGGCACCCGAAGTCGCGCGGCTGCGCGGGCAGTACGTGCTGTACTTCACCGCACGCGACCGGAAAAGTGACCGGCAGTGCATCGGCGTGGCGGTGGCGAAGTCGGCGGTGGGGCCGTTTCAGGGCGTGGGCACGGGGCCGCTCGTCTGCCAGGTGTCGGAGGGGGGCAGCATCGACGCGAGCCCCTTCGTCGATACCGACGGCAAGGCGTATCTGCTGTGGAAGAACGACGGCAACTGCTGCAACCTCGCCACCAGCCTCTACCTTCAGCCGCTCTCGCCGGACGGGCTCAAGCTCACGGGCAAGGCGACGAGTCTGTTCAGCAATTTCGCGCTCTGGGAAGGCAACGTGATCGAGGCGCCTACCCTCTACAAGAAGAGTGGGTATTACTACCTGCTCTACTCGGGCGGCCCCTTCGACTCGGACCTGTACGCCGTCGGCTACGCCACCGCGCAGAGGGTGACCGGGCCGTATCGCCGGGCGAGCGAGAATCCGATTCTGGTGTCGAAAGGAGAAGTCGCCGGGCCGGGGCATCAGGCGGTGATCACCGACGCGGCGGGGCAGACCTGGCTCGCGTACCACGCTTGGACGTCGGGGCAAATCGGCGATGACAAGGGGTACCGCAGCCTGCGGCTCGACCGCATCGACTTCCGGAACGGGCGGGCCACGGTGAGCGGGCCGACCCTGACGCCCCAGCGCGCGCCGGCGGCGGGGCCATGA
- a CDS encoding glycoside hydrolase family 43 protein, with amino-acid sequence MTALQTSGPLYAGYFADPFVLLHEGTYYAYGTGSVVDGLVFEVLSSPDLRRWTSCGGALEPVTSEPRDYWAPEVAFHDGTFYLYYSVGIGDKGHHLRVATSASPTGPFVDAGVNLTPEEPFAIDPHPFRASDGQWYLYYARDDLGSERPGTVLAAAPLRGMTRLGEGVTVLRASGDWQRYQAGRAMYGGVYDWHTLEGPFVLERGGKYHLLYSGGAWTGEGYGVGYAVAEHPLGPFHEPHPGAAVLRSGGGLIGPGHASVTQQGGQDVLVFHAWDAEHTKRQLHTAPLRWESGFPVAGRG; translated from the coding sequence ATGACGGCGCTCCAGACTTCTGGGCCGCTCTACGCCGGCTACTTCGCCGACCCCTTCGTGCTGCTTCATGAGGGCACCTACTACGCCTACGGCACCGGCAGCGTGGTGGACGGCCTCGTCTTCGAGGTGCTGTCCTCTCCCGACCTGCGGCGCTGGACCTCGTGCGGGGGCGCCCTGGAGCCGGTCACGAGCGAGCCGCGCGACTACTGGGCGCCGGAAGTGGCGTTCCATGACGGGACCTTTTACCTCTACTACTCCGTCGGCATCGGGGACAAAGGGCATCACCTGCGGGTGGCGACCTCGGCCTCACCGACCGGGCCATTCGTGGACGCGGGGGTTAACCTCACGCCGGAGGAGCCCTTCGCCATCGACCCGCACCCGTTCCGGGCCTCCGACGGGCAGTGGTATCTCTACTACGCCCGCGACGACCTGGGGAGTGAGCGTCCCGGCACGGTGCTCGCGGCGGCGCCGCTGCGAGGCATGACGCGGCTCGGTGAGGGCGTGACGGTGCTGCGCGCGAGCGGGGACTGGCAGCGCTACCAGGCGGGGCGCGCGATGTACGGCGGCGTGTACGACTGGCACACGCTCGAAGGCCCCTTCGTGCTGGAACGCGGGGGGAAGTATCACCTGCTCTACTCGGGCGGCGCCTGGACCGGCGAGGGCTACGGCGTCGGGTATGCGGTGGCCGAGCACCCCCTCGGGCCGTTCCACGAGCCTCACCCCGGCGCGGCGGTGCTGCGTTCGGGCGGCGGGCTGATCGGGCCGGGGCACGCGAGCGTCACGCAGCAGGGCGGGCAGGACGTGCTCGTCTTCCACGCCTGGGACGCCGAGCACACCAAACGCCAGCTCCATACCGCGCCGCTGCGTTGGGAGAGCGGCTTCCCGGTGGCCGGGCGCGGGTAG
- a CDS encoding family 43 glycosylhydrolase, translated as MRRLAFASLTTSLLVSSCGLFKVPGAGTTTYRNPLTITAPDGTRVETCADPSVIRSKVPGDPHWYLYCTTDPLNAQDKDGSGNLRFRLIPVSKSTDLVNWTYVGDAFAQKPGWVKDDAGLWAPEIVYQNGKYYLYYAASDTKAGGSAIGVATSDSPAGPWTDSGGPVVEPQAPPGGDPNARRWVFDPEVLTDQSGQRWIYYGSYFGGLSVRKLSADGLKTDPATQVEVALDNRYEGALVTYREGYYYLMASATNCCNGPLTGYSVFAGRSTSPTGPFVDREGVSLLSPRVGGTPVLSLNGNRWVGPGHHDVFTDAGGQDWTIYHAIDRYDPDLGPGLTKRPALLDPIDWVNGWPTVRGGSWASDEPMPGPAAQPGEKSAYRVKVRPDDQVGERLSEYGDAFAGDTLGPAWSWVRPPAGGFGVAGGVFTFDTQAADLYEDQNSASVLTRAAPSGDYAVQVKLRTTVPAEGCCQNYVQGGLLIYGDDDRYLKLAVVSIWNTRQIEWAKETPLGTPAVPRYGNTVLGPPGDTTWLRIVRRGGAGGEETYTAYSSLDGLTWVRGGTWTHALGRAKIGLVSQGGAGFQSEFSDLRVYRLRN; from the coding sequence ATGCGCCGATTGGCCTTCGCCTCGCTCACCACCTCTTTGCTCGTGTCGAGCTGCGGCCTGTTCAAGGTGCCCGGCGCCGGGACGACCACCTACCGCAACCCGCTCACCATCACCGCCCCGGACGGCACCCGGGTCGAGACCTGCGCCGACCCCAGCGTGATCCGCTCGAAGGTGCCGGGCGACCCGCACTGGTACCTCTACTGCACGACCGATCCCCTGAACGCGCAGGACAAGGACGGAAGCGGCAACCTGCGCTTTCGCCTGATTCCGGTCTCCAAATCCACCGACCTCGTGAACTGGACCTACGTGGGCGACGCTTTCGCGCAGAAGCCCGGCTGGGTGAAGGACGATGCCGGGCTGTGGGCGCCGGAAATCGTCTACCAGAACGGCAAATATTACCTCTACTACGCCGCGAGCGACACCAAGGCCGGCGGCAGCGCCATCGGGGTCGCGACGAGCGACTCGCCCGCCGGCCCGTGGACCGACAGCGGCGGGCCGGTGGTGGAGCCGCAGGCGCCCCCTGGCGGGGACCCGAACGCCCGGCGCTGGGTGTTTGACCCCGAAGTGCTCACCGACCAGAGCGGGCAGCGCTGGATCTACTACGGCAGCTACTTCGGCGGCCTCAGCGTGCGGAAACTCAGCGCCGACGGGCTGAAGACCGACCCGGCGACCCAGGTGGAAGTCGCGCTCGACAACCGTTACGAGGGCGCGCTCGTCACGTACCGGGAGGGGTACTACTACCTGATGGCCTCGGCGACGAACTGCTGCAACGGGCCGCTGACCGGCTACAGCGTCTTCGCCGGGCGCTCGACCTCGCCGACCGGGCCGTTCGTGGACCGCGAAGGCGTCTCGCTGCTGTCCCCCCGGGTGGGCGGCACGCCGGTGCTCAGCCTGAACGGCAACCGTTGGGTGGGACCGGGGCACCACGACGTGTTTACCGACGCGGGCGGGCAGGACTGGACGATCTACCACGCGATTGACCGCTATGACCCGGACCTCGGCCCCGGCCTCACCAAGCGCCCGGCGCTGCTCGATCCGATCGACTGGGTGAACGGCTGGCCGACGGTGCGCGGCGGCTCCTGGGCCTCCGACGAGCCTATGCCTGGCCCCGCCGCGCAGCCCGGCGAGAAGAGTGCCTACCGGGTCAAGGTGAGGCCCGACGACCAGGTGGGCGAGCGGCTGAGCGAGTACGGCGACGCTTTTGCGGGCGATACTCTCGGTCCGGCGTGGAGCTGGGTGCGCCCTCCGGCGGGGGGCTTCGGCGTCGCGGGAGGCGTGTTTACCTTTGACACCCAGGCCGCCGACCTCTACGAGGATCAGAACTCGGCTTCGGTCCTCACCCGCGCCGCGCCGAGCGGGGACTATGCGGTGCAGGTGAAGCTGCGGACGACCGTACCCGCCGAGGGCTGCTGTCAGAACTACGTGCAGGGCGGGCTGCTGATCTACGGCGACGACGACCGTTACCTCAAGCTCGCGGTGGTGTCCATCTGGAACACCCGGCAGATCGAGTGGGCCAAGGAAACGCCCCTCGGCACGCCCGCAGTCCCGCGCTACGGCAACACGGTGCTCGGCCCTCCCGGGGACACGACCTGGCTGCGGATCGTGCGGCGGGGAGGCGCGGGCGGAGAGGAGACCTACACCGCCTATTCCAGCCTGGATGGGCTGACCTGGGTGCGCGGCGGGACCTGGACGCACGCGCTCGGACGGGCCAAGATTGGCTTGGTGTCTCAGGGCGGCGCCGGATTCCAGAGCGAGTTCAGCGACCTGCGGGTCTACCGGCTGCGCAACTGA
- the galT gene encoding galactose-1-phosphate uridylyltransferase, giving the protein MSDSLTQVASHQQEFVKPDGRKLTLYGLAPIQVTSGIPSPSPEAVDARPIMRWHPLRGEWVMYAAHRLGRTFLPPPEYNPLAPTSDPEHPTELPRGEYDLAVFENRFPSLTLTAPDPGEGPAQTRAGVGACEVVVFSQDARGRLCDLSNEQMELLLQVWADRTARLEGTGKIRSVLCFENRGVEVGVTLHHPHGQIYAYDHIPPVQARMLAQAQDYAQARGRPWLADFVAGERAADERVIHDDGAALSVVPPFARYTYETWVLPARAVSRLSELEPAERAAFARVLKDALLRLDGLFGVRMPYLLTVHQAPLDRPHPEFPLHVELYPYLRAPGRMKYLAGTEQGAGEFANDKFPEAAAGELRAVDVEGAARMKGEEA; this is encoded by the coding sequence GTGTCTGATTCCCTGACCCAAGTTGCGTCCCACCAGCAGGAGTTCGTCAAGCCCGATGGGCGCAAGCTGACCCTCTACGGCCTCGCGCCCATTCAGGTCACTTCTGGAATTCCGAGCCCCAGTCCGGAAGCGGTCGATGCTCGCCCGATAATGCGCTGGCACCCGCTGCGCGGGGAGTGGGTGATGTACGCCGCGCACCGGCTCGGGCGCACCTTTCTGCCGCCGCCCGAGTACAACCCGCTCGCGCCGACTTCCGACCCCGAGCACCCCACCGAGTTGCCGCGCGGCGAGTATGACCTCGCGGTGTTTGAGAACCGCTTCCCCAGCCTGACGCTCACGGCGCCCGACCCCGGTGAAGGTCCTGCCCAGACCCGCGCGGGCGTCGGGGCGTGCGAGGTGGTGGTGTTCAGCCAGGACGCGCGCGGGCGACTGTGCGACCTGAGTAACGAGCAGATGGAGTTGCTGCTTCAGGTCTGGGCCGACCGCACGGCGCGGCTGGAGGGAACCGGGAAGATCCGGAGCGTGCTGTGCTTCGAGAACCGGGGCGTCGAGGTGGGCGTCACGCTGCACCATCCGCACGGCCAGATCTACGCCTACGACCACATCCCCCCGGTGCAGGCCAGGATGCTCGCGCAGGCGCAGGACTACGCGCAGGCGCGGGGCCGGCCCTGGCTCGCCGACTTCGTGGCCGGGGAGCGGGCGGCGGACGAGCGAGTGATCCACGACGACGGCGCGGCGCTGAGCGTGGTGCCGCCCTTCGCGCGTTACACCTACGAAACCTGGGTGCTGCCGGCGCGCGCGGTCAGCCGCCTGAGCGAACTGGAGCCGGCGGAGCGCGCGGCCTTCGCGCGGGTGCTGAAAGACGCCCTGCTGCGGCTCGACGGGCTGTTCGGCGTGCGGATGCCGTACCTCCTGACCGTGCATCAGGCGCCGCTGGACAGGCCGCATCCCGAGTTTCCGCTGCACGTCGAGCTCTACCCGTACCTGCGCGCGCCGGGGCGGATGAAGTACCTCGCCGGCACCGAGCAGGGCGCGGGCGAGTTCGCCAACGACAAATTCCCCGAAGCCGCCGCCGGGGAACTGCGCGCGGTGGACGTGGAGGGGGCGGCCCGGATGAAAGGAGAGGAAGCGTGA
- the galK gene encoding galactokinase: MKSFEDVFGVSPTVTARAPGRVNLLGEHTDYQGGFVLPTAIPQQTTVRLAPNSTGQHEVYAADLDEHASFPVGENAESGFGRYVAGALALGGARKGLNVWVSSEVPLGAGLSSSAALEVATLRALRGLGVYEADDEQIALSAVRVEHEYVGVQCGVMDQMASSLADARHMLFLDTRSLERRVLPLPTGAEVLVIDSGVPRQLAESGYNERRAEVEEAARRLGVEELRDVTDPAATESLPSPLRERARHVVSENARVLAALGAGAEAFGKLMNASHASLRDDYAVSHPKVDEFVARLQAHPDVFGARMTGAGFGGSLVALVRAGQAAEVGRAVLAEVGGPARVVVPQEVDRRG, translated from the coding sequence GTGAAGAGCTTCGAGGACGTGTTCGGCGTCTCCCCCACCGTCACCGCCCGCGCGCCGGGCCGGGTCAACCTGCTCGGCGAGCACACCGATTACCAGGGCGGCTTCGTGCTGCCGACGGCGATTCCGCAGCAGACGACGGTCAGGCTCGCGCCGAACAGCACCGGCCAGCACGAGGTCTACGCTGCCGACTTGGACGAACACGCGAGTTTCCCCGTCGGTGAGAACGCCGAGAGCGGCTTCGGGCGCTACGTGGCGGGGGCGCTCGCGCTCGGCGGGGCGCGGAAGGGCCTGAACGTGTGGGTGAGTTCCGAGGTGCCGCTCGGCGCCGGCCTGAGCAGCAGCGCGGCGCTGGAGGTGGCGACACTGCGGGCGCTGCGGGGCCTCGGGGTGTACGAGGCCGACGACGAGCAGATCGCCCTGAGCGCCGTGCGCGTCGAGCACGAGTATGTCGGCGTGCAGTGCGGCGTGATGGACCAGATGGCGAGCAGCCTCGCCGACGCCCGGCACATGCTGTTTCTCGACACCCGTAGCCTGGAGCGCCGGGTGCTGCCGCTGCCGACGGGCGCCGAAGTTCTCGTGATCGACTCGGGCGTGCCCCGGCAGCTCGCGGAATCCGGTTACAACGAGCGCCGCGCCGAGGTCGAGGAGGCCGCCCGGCGGCTCGGGGTGGAAGAGCTGCGCGACGTGACGGACCCGGCGGCCACCGAGTCGCTCCCCTCTCCCCTGCGCGAGCGGGCGCGGCACGTGGTGTCGGAAAACGCGCGAGTGCTCGCGGCGCTGGGGGCCGGCGCTGAGGCGTTCGGGAAGTTGATGAACGCCTCGCACGCGAGCCTGCGGGACGACTACGCGGTGAGTCACCCGAAGGTGGATGAGTTCGTCGCGCGGCTCCAGGCACACCCGGACGTGTTCGGCGCGCGCATGACCGGCGCGGGCTTCGGCGGCTCACTCGTGGCGCTCGTGCGCGCGGGACAGGCGGCGGAGGTGGGGCGCGCGGTACTAGCCGAGGTCGGCGGACCGGCGCGGGTGGTGGTGCCGCAGGAGGTGGACCGGCGCGGTTGA
- a CDS encoding aldehyde dehydrogenase, whose product MTQTTSKPAEYLLCIGGEWQSAQNRKTFGKRNPYTGEQIARVAAASAADARRAADAAEAAFPGWAALSPGARRTLFLKAAEVMEAAQDEVIRTIVAELGSPLAWAGFNHHYCVDLLREAAAQTYALVGEVIPSDIPHQSAYAVRQPAGVVLGMAPWNAPLILGLRSIAMPLAYGNTVVFKGSEESPGVHALIVRLLNEAGFPPGVVNYVSHTREDAAEVVEALVAHPAVRRVNFTGSTPVGRKIAEVCARHLKPAVLELGGKAPFIVLPDANIEAAVGAATFGAFLNQGQICMTTQRLIVHKDVKDAFEAGLKERVSRLNVGDPSDPQTQVGCLINPQATERVQGLLKDALDKGARVLVGGEMVGPCLQPTVVTGVTHEMKLYYEEAFGPLVPVIEVGSVEEAIYVANDSEYGLSSAVFTEDQNLAWEVASKLDTGMVHINDATVNDEPQMPFGGVKGSGYGHFGGKSGLHEFTELRWITVQRRPRQFPL is encoded by the coding sequence ATGACCCAGACCACGAGCAAGCCCGCCGAATACCTGCTGTGCATCGGCGGCGAGTGGCAGTCGGCCCAGAACCGCAAGACCTTCGGGAAGCGCAACCCCTACACCGGCGAGCAGATCGCGCGGGTGGCCGCTGCGAGTGCGGCCGACGCCCGGCGCGCCGCCGACGCCGCTGAAGCCGCCTTCCCCGGGTGGGCCGCCTTGAGCCCCGGCGCCCGCCGCACCCTGTTCCTGAAGGCCGCCGAAGTCATGGAGGCCGCGCAGGACGAGGTGATTCGCACCATCGTCGCCGAGCTGGGCAGCCCGCTCGCGTGGGCGGGCTTCAACCACCACTACTGCGTGGACCTGCTGCGCGAGGCCGCCGCCCAGACCTACGCCCTCGTCGGGGAGGTGATTCCCAGCGACATCCCGCACCAGAGCGCCTACGCGGTGCGGCAGCCGGCGGGCGTGGTCCTCGGCATGGCGCCCTGGAACGCGCCGCTGATCCTGGGGCTGCGCTCGATCGCGATGCCGCTCGCCTACGGCAACACCGTCGTCTTCAAGGGCAGCGAGGAGTCGCCCGGCGTCCACGCGCTGATCGTGCGGCTGCTGAACGAGGCCGGCTTCCCGCCCGGCGTGGTGAACTACGTTTCGCACACCCGCGAGGACGCCGCCGAGGTCGTCGAAGCGCTCGTGGCGCACCCCGCCGTGCGGCGCGTGAATTTCACCGGCAGCACCCCCGTCGGGCGCAAGATCGCCGAGGTCTGCGCGCGGCACCTCAAACCCGCCGTGCTCGAACTCGGCGGCAAGGCGCCCTTCATCGTGCTGCCCGACGCCAACATCGAGGCGGCGGTGGGCGCGGCGACCTTCGGGGCCTTTCTCAACCAGGGCCAGATCTGCATGACCACCCAGCGCCTGATCGTCCATAAGGACGTGAAAGACGCCTTCGAGGCCGGCCTGAAGGAGCGCGTCTCGCGGCTGAACGTCGGCGACCCCAGCGATCCGCAGACCCAGGTGGGCTGCCTGATCAACCCGCAAGCCACCGAGCGGGTGCAGGGGCTCCTGAAAGACGCCCTCGACAAGGGCGCGCGGGTGCTCGTCGGCGGCGAAATGGTGGGGCCGTGCCTGCAACCCACCGTCGTGACCGGCGTAACGCACGAGATGAAGCTCTACTACGAGGAAGCCTTCGGGCCGCTCGTGCCGGTGATCGAGGTGGGCAGCGTCGAGGAAGCCATCTACGTCGCCAACGATTCGGAGTACGGTCTGTCGTCTGCCGTCTTCACGGAAGACCAGAACCTCGCCTGGGAGGTCGCATCTAAGCTCGACACCGGCATGGTCCACATCAACGACGCGACGGTCAACGACGAGCCGCAGATGCCCTTCGGCGGCGTGAAGGGCAGCGGCTACGGCCACTTTGGCGGCAAGTCGGGCCTGCACGAGTTCACCGAGCTGCGCTGGATCACGGTGCAGCGCCGGCCCCGGCAATTCCCGCTGTAA
- a CDS encoding MFS transporter, with translation MASSASPQPERRLFYGWVVVAVTVVALLIAAGARSAPGVFLLPMEEDLGLSRSALSFAVSLGLVVFGLAAPLSGRLMDRFGPRQVAVAGLVLLAVSFGLSTWARTALALDLTWGVLSGVGTGLVGSVLGATVATRWFVRRRGLVVGLFGAATSAGQLLFIPLLTRWSETLGWTGGALVIAAAALLLAPLVWWLLRDRPEDLGLHPDGDRPLAAAPGPPRSDPHVMRRALRSRDFWLLSGTFFVCGFTSNGIVGTHFIAYCGDLGLTAGFAAGMLALMGAFNFVGTLASGYLTDRVDPRLLLSVYYVFRGLSLALLPFLPPGTALVAFAVLFGLDYIATVPPTTALTADTFGRANVGTVYGWIFCAHQVGAALAAWLGGITRDVLGGYGPAFVASALLAVAAGVFALGIKAPPKRQVQPVS, from the coding sequence ATGGCCTCTTCCGCATCTCCCCAGCCCGAACGCCGGCTGTTCTACGGCTGGGTGGTCGTGGCCGTCACGGTGGTGGCCCTCCTGATCGCCGCCGGAGCCCGCAGCGCGCCGGGCGTCTTCCTGCTGCCGATGGAGGAAGACCTCGGGCTCTCGCGCAGCGCCCTGTCGTTCGCGGTGAGCCTGGGGCTGGTGGTGTTCGGGCTCGCCGCGCCGCTCTCGGGCCGGCTGATGGACCGTTTCGGCCCCCGGCAGGTGGCGGTGGCGGGGCTGGTGCTGCTTGCCGTCAGCTTCGGGCTGAGCACGTGGGCGCGCACGGCGCTCGCCCTCGACCTGACCTGGGGCGTGCTGAGCGGCGTCGGCACCGGGCTCGTCGGCAGCGTGCTCGGCGCGACGGTGGCGACGCGCTGGTTCGTGCGGCGGCGCGGGCTGGTCGTGGGCCTGTTCGGCGCGGCGACGAGTGCCGGGCAACTGCTGTTTATCCCGCTGCTCACCCGCTGGAGCGAGACGCTCGGCTGGACCGGCGGCGCCCTCGTGATCGCGGCGGCCGCGCTGCTGCTCGCGCCGCTGGTGTGGTGGCTGCTGCGCGACCGCCCTGAGGACCTCGGGCTGCACCCGGACGGCGACAGGCCGCTCGCCGCCGCGCCCGGGCCGCCCCGCAGTGACCCGCACGTCATGCGCCGGGCGCTGAGAAGCCGCGACTTCTGGCTGCTCTCCGGCACTTTCTTTGTGTGCGGCTTTACCTCCAACGGCATCGTCGGCACGCATTTCATCGCGTATTGCGGCGACCTCGGGCTCACGGCGGGCTTCGCAGCGGGGATGCTCGCCCTGATGGGGGCCTTCAACTTCGTCGGCACGCTCGCGAGCGGCTACCTCACCGACCGCGTCGACCCCCGGCTGCTGCTGAGCGTGTACTACGTCTTCCGGGGCCTGAGCCTCGCGCTGCTGCCGTTCCTGCCGCCGGGCACAGCCCTGGTCGCCTTCGCGGTGCTGTTCGGCCTCGACTATATCGCCACCGTGCCGCCCACCACCGCGCTCACCGCCGACACCTTCGGGCGGGCCAACGTGGGCACCGTGTACGGCTGGATCTTCTGCGCGCACCAGGTAGGGGCCGCGCTCGCCGCGTGGCTCGGGGGAATCACGCGCGACGTGCTCGGCGGGTACGGGCCGGCCTTCGTCGCCAGCGCCCTCCTCGCGGTGGCGGCGGGCGTGTTCGCCCTCGGCATCAAGGCGCCGCCGAAACGGCAGGTGCAGCCGGTAAGCTGA
- a CDS encoding M3 family oligoendopeptidase yields the protein MTGQPHLAAVERKLHVPQDQAAWSTYAPRFERLAAAELRAQDVPAWLAEWSALSAELQDAGSKLTVHADLHTDDDAIQGRYKTFLAEVAPQIERANHALTEKLLAVPGYVPAPDFALNYRRFRDEAALFREANVDLGVVHNEQKNRHSVITGNQKVRLGGEELTLPRAKQRLDSPDRARREEAWHALQASQLEVAPELDAVMLDLIATRTRLARNADEANYRDLRWKELDRVDYSPADCAAFHAAVRDEVVPPLGELVGEIAGRLGLESVRPWDYNRNNLLDPDGREGLRPFQTGAELEALAQRAFETLDPGLAARFGQMREGGLLDLESRPGKMTHAYCSYFPTTNEPFVLMNVVGTAEDVRVLFHEVGHAFHGFYSGDAQPLVWNRWSPIEFVEIPSMAMEFLTLDHLGHVFNDEELTRYRRKQLEGVIAFLPWAAQMDAFQHWLYAEAGEHVSVADLDAKWLELDRTFHPFVNWEGLDEAARAKGWQYYHIFQVPFYYIEYAMCYLAAVGLWRAARQDPAAALERYKTALRLGNTVSVPELYRAAGTEFRFDREHIRGLMAFLKEQLA from the coding sequence ATGACTGGACAACCCCACCTCGCCGCCGTCGAACGCAAACTGCACGTCCCGCAAGATCAGGCCGCCTGGAGCACTTACGCCCCGCGCTTCGAGCGCCTCGCCGCCGCCGAACTGCGCGCGCAGGACGTCCCCGCCTGGCTCGCCGAGTGGAGTGCCCTGAGCGCCGAGCTTCAGGACGCCGGCAGCAAGCTCACGGTCCACGCCGACCTGCACACCGACGACGACGCGATCCAGGGCCGCTACAAGACTTTTCTTGCGGAGGTCGCGCCGCAGATCGAGCGCGCGAACCATGCCCTGACCGAGAAGCTGCTCGCGGTGCCCGGCTACGTCCCGGCCCCCGACTTCGCGCTGAACTACCGGCGTTTTCGCGACGAGGCTGCGCTGTTCCGCGAGGCGAACGTGGATCTCGGCGTCGTCCACAACGAGCAGAAAAACCGCCACTCGGTGATCACCGGCAACCAGAAGGTGCGCTTAGGCGGCGAGGAGCTCACGCTGCCTCGGGCCAAGCAGCGCCTCGACTCGCCCGACCGTGCCCGGCGCGAGGAAGCCTGGCACGCGCTCCAGGCGAGCCAGCTGGAGGTCGCGCCCGAACTCGACGCCGTGATGCTCGACCTGATCGCCACCCGCACGAGGCTCGCGCGCAACGCCGACGAGGCCAACTACCGCGACCTGCGCTGGAAAGAACTCGACCGGGTGGACTACTCGCCCGCCGACTGCGCGGCCTTCCACGCGGCGGTGCGGGATGAGGTGGTGCCGCCCCTCGGCGAGTTGGTGGGCGAGATCGCGGGGCGGCTCGGGCTGGAGAGCGTGCGGCCCTGGGACTACAACCGCAACAACCTGCTCGACCCGGATGGGCGTGAGGGGCTGCGGCCCTTTCAGACCGGCGCCGAACTCGAAGCGCTCGCGCAGCGGGCTTTCGAGACGCTCGACCCTGGCCTCGCCGCCCGCTTCGGGCAGATGCGCGAAGGCGGGCTGCTCGACCTCGAGTCGCGCCCCGGCAAGATGACGCACGCGTATTGCAGCTACTTTCCGACCACCAACGAGCCCTTCGTGCTGATGAACGTGGTCGGCACCGCCGAGGACGTGCGGGTGCTCTTCCACGAGGTCGGGCACGCCTTCCACGGCTTTTACAGCGGCGACGCGCAGCCGCTCGTGTGGAACCGCTGGAGCCCCATCGAATTCGTCGAGATTCCGAGCATGGCGATGGAGTTCCTGACGCTCGACCACCTCGGCCACGTCTTCAATGACGAAGAACTCACGCGTTACCGCCGCAAGCAGCTCGAAGGCGTGATCGCCTTCCTGCCGTGGGCCGCGCAGATGGACGCCTTTCAGCACTGGCTCTATGCCGAGGCCGGCGAGCATGTGAGCGTCGCCGACCTCGACGCCAAATGGCTCGAACTCGACCGCACCTTTCACCCCTTTGTGAACTGGGAGGGTCTGGACGAGGCAGCGCGGGCCAAAGGCTGGCAGTACTACCACATCTTCCAGGTGCCCTTCTACTACATCGAGTACGCGATGTGCTATCTCGCTGCCGTGGGCCTGTGGCGCGCGGCGCGGCAGGACCCAGCCGCGGCGTTGGAGCGCTATAAGACAGCGCTGCGGCTGGGCAACACCGTCAGCGTCCCCGAGCTCTACCGCGCGGCGGGCACGGAGTTCCGCTTCGACCGTGAGCACATCCGGGGCCTGATGGCCTTTCTGAAGGAGCAGCTCGCCTGA